AAGCGGTAGAAGCTGCTGGATTAAAGGATTTAATAGAATCCCTGGAAGATAAGTATGAAACGGTGGTGGGTGAACGCGGCTTGAAGCTCTCCGGTGGACAGCGACAACGTGTAGCACTCGCAAGGGCTATATTACGCCAACCACCTGTTTTAATTTTTGATGAAGCGACCTCATCCTTAGATGGGGAAACAGAGGAAAAGGTTCAAGAGTCACTCGAACAATTAATTCCAGGAAGAACCACCATTACTATTGCCCATCGATTAGTTACAGTCAGGAACGCGGATAAAATCCTCCTCTTAGACCAGGGGATGGTGGCAGAACAAGGGACACATGAAGAACTGCTTGCATTAAGAGGGCAGTATTACGAATTATACAAAGCTCAATATAGCGAGTTAGAAAAGGAGATGATTGGATGAATGCAAGCACCGTCTCCCAACCAAAAAAGAATCGTGATGGCCGCAGAGTTCTAGCTTTTTTAAGACCTTATAAAAAATGGGTCATTGCCGATTCAGTTGTTATTGCGATTAGCCAGGTTTTTTCAGCATTAATTCCAACGCTGGCACTTAGCTGGTTAATTGATACGATTATTCCGAATGAAAACCACTCCTGGCTGTGGGGGTTAATGTGGTTATTACTCTTTTCCGCCATCTTTGATTTAGTCATGATGGTGATTGATGAATATTTTTGCCACCAGACAGCCAAGACGGTAACCAACTGGCAAAAGCTGCGCCTATTTAGTCATTTACAGGTGCTTCCATATTCCTTTTATCATAACAATTCATCAGGGGAACTTCTGGCAAGAGTTTCGGATGACCCAGATACACTTCACAATTTCCTTGCATGGGAAGGTTCGACCTTCATGGCAAGCGTTCAGGGGGTTATCATTTATAGTCTGGTGCTGCTTTGGATTCATCCTTATTTAATGATTACCAGTGTGGTTCTAGGTATTATCTTTTATTGGACCTCCAATTATGTAGGAATCAGAACTAGAGCTGCCTCCGCGGATGCAAGACAGGAGGCTTCCCGATATCTTGAAAGACTGAGAGAATCGGTTACGGGAATCCATTTATCACGGGTTATGGGTGTTTCTGAGAATGAGGTAGATAGTGTGATTGCCATCAGGAACTCCTTCGTAAAGCATTCAATTAAGGAACTAAAGGCAAGAATGCAATCGGTAGTGGTCATTGCCAGCTATAATGGATTTGCCTTAGGTGTTGTCTACTTAATTAGTACTTTATTAATTTGGAACGACAATTTAACAAGTGGACAAATGCTTACTGCAGGCGGATTAGTCACGATTGCAGCCAACGAAATGCAAAGACTGCTGCGTAACTGGCTATCTGTAAGAAGAACTGGACCAGCGCTAGATCGTTCAGATATTCTCCTATCGCACCAGCCAGCGGAAGCTGAAATAAAGGAAGGCATTCGAGGGGAAAGGGCAAGCGGCAGTATCAGACTGAAAGAGGTAACGTTCGCTTATCCAGAAAAAGAAGAAAATGTATTGTCTGGTGTTACCTTTGATATTAAAGCAGGTGAAAAGGTAGCCTTGGTAGGACCGAGTGGTTCAGGAAAATCTACTATCGTTGACTTGCTGTTTAGATTATATGAAACGAAAAAGGGTCAGATTGAAGTGGATGGCAGAAACATTACCGAATGGGATACAGCATGGCTGCGGTCCCAAATAGCGATTGTAACGCAGGATGTTCAATTACGAAGCGGTTCATTGGCGGATAATCTAAGAATCGGAAAGGCAGATGCTACTGATGAGGAATTACTAAAAGCCTTACAGGATAGCGGTCTGGAAGAACTGGTCGAAAGCTTGCCAGAGGGTTTGAATACTAAGGTCGGAGAACGAGGAAGCCTTCTTTCTGGAGGACAGAAGCAGCGATTATCTCTGGCAAGGGCAATCATTAAAGACGCACCAATCCTCATTCTTGATGAAGCAAGTTCAGCTCTTGATCCGATTACTGAAACGAAAATTAATGAGACAGTTTTGAAAACCGGTAAGAAACAAACCATCCTCATTATCTCTCACCGTCTTTCTACCGTTCTCTC
This Neobacillus sp. YX16 DNA region includes the following protein-coding sequences:
- a CDS encoding ABC transporter ATP-binding protein, with the translated sequence MNASTVSQPKKNRDGRRVLAFLRPYKKWVIADSVVIAISQVFSALIPTLALSWLIDTIIPNENHSWLWGLMWLLLFSAIFDLVMMVIDEYFCHQTAKTVTNWQKLRLFSHLQVLPYSFYHNNSSGELLARVSDDPDTLHNFLAWEGSTFMASVQGVIIYSLVLLWIHPYLMITSVVLGIIFYWTSNYVGIRTRAASADARQEASRYLERLRESVTGIHLSRVMGVSENEVDSVIAIRNSFVKHSIKELKARMQSVVVIASYNGFALGVVYLISTLLIWNDNLTSGQMLTAGGLVTIAANEMQRLLRNWLSVRRTGPALDRSDILLSHQPAEAEIKEGIRGERASGSIRLKEVTFAYPEKEENVLSGVTFDIKAGEKVALVGPSGSGKSTIVDLLFRLYETKKGQIEVDGRNITEWDTAWLRSQIAIVTQDVQLRSGSLADNLRIGKADATDEELLKALQDSGLEELVESLPEGLNTKVGERGSLLSGGQKQRLSLARAIIKDAPILILDEASSALDPITETKINETVLKTGKKQTILIISHRLSTVLSADKIIVLENGAIVEQGGHADLLGNNNGVYARLFGREAEIGEETISHSI